AATCAAGAGATAAGTGTAGAGCAATTTGAGACTTTTCCCAAACAAACGTTTCGGAATAGATGTGTGATTTTATCGGCTAATGGTTTGCAGTCTTTAACGGTTCCTGTTATCAAACCAAATGGTGCCAAAAC
This Bacteroidales bacterium DNA region includes the following protein-coding sequences:
- a CDS encoding WbqC family protein, which produces MLLSTAYFPPILHYAWLLKNQEISVEQFETFPKQTFRNRCVILSANGLQSLTVPVIKPNGAKT